The Arachis hypogaea cultivar Tifrunner chromosome 14, arahy.Tifrunner.gnm2.J5K5, whole genome shotgun sequence genome has a segment encoding these proteins:
- the LOC112740884 gene encoding uncharacterized protein has protein sequence MGNYVVTSILILLFNLSTLINVVIACPYCPYPTPKPPKHHEHPKLPPKQPPRVKPPIHKPPKHNKPTPTTPCPPPKSPKPRPPYVPKPPVIVHPPYVPKPPYVPKPPYVPKPPVVRPPYVPKPPVVTPPYVPKPPVVTPPYVPKPPVVTPPYVPKPPVVTPPYVPKPPVVTPPYVPKPPVVTPPYVPKPPVVTPPYVPKPPVVTPPYVPTPSPPYVPKPSPPVVTPPYTPRPPIIVHPPYVPLPPVVPTPPIISPPPYVPTPPVVTPPTPPSETPCPPPPPPAQPTCPIDSLKLGACVDVLGGLIHIGIGGSAKQTCCPVLEGLLDLDAAVCLCTTIRAKLLNINIIIPIALQLLIDCGKTPPDGFKCSPN, from the coding sequence ATGGGGAACTATGTTGTAACTAGCATACTCATTCTTCTCTTCAATTTGAGCACTCTAATCAACGTTGTCATCGCTTGTCCGTACTGTCCATACCCAACTCCAAAGCCTCCAAAGCACCACGAGCATCCAAAACTCCCACCGAAACAGCCTCCAAGAGTGAAGCCCCCAATTCACAAACCACCAAAGCACAATAAGCCTACTCCTACCACTCCATGTCCACCACCAAAGTCACCAAAACCAAGACCTCCCTATGTCCCCAAGCCTCCAGTAATAGTGCACCCACCCTACGTCCCAAAGCCACCATATGTACCAAAACCACCATATGTACCTAAGCCACCGGTTGTTAGACCACCATATGTACCAAAGCCACCGGTTGTAACTCCACCATATGTACCTAAGCCACCGGTTGTTACACCACCATATGTACCGAAACCACCGGTTGTAACTCCACCATATGTACCAAAGCCACCGGTTGTGACACCACCATATGTACCAAAGCCACCGGTTGTGACACCACCATATGTACCAAAGCCACCGGTGGTTACACCACCATATGTACCGAAACCGCCGGTTGTGACACCGCCATATGTACCAAAGCCACCAGTGGTTACACCACCTTATGTTCCTACACCATCACCACCATATGTACCAAAACCATCTCCACCAGTTGTGACACCACCTTACACACCAAGGCCGCCCATTATTGTTCATCCTCCGTACGTCCCGTTGCCACCAGTTGTACCCACACCGCCCATCATCTCACCTCCTCCATATGTACCGACGCCACCGGTGGTTACTCCACCAACGCCACCAAGTGAAACACCGTGtccgccaccgccaccgccggCGCAACCAACATGCCCCATAGACTCGTTGAAGCTTGGTGCCTGTGTGGACGTTCTTGGCGGACTCATACACATCGGAATCGGAGGAAGTGCTAAACAAACATGCTGTCCGGTGCTTGAAGGGCTTCTGGACCTTGATGCTGCTGTGTGTCTCTGCACTACAATTAGGGCGAAGCTTCTCAACATCAACATTATCATCCCCATCGCCCTTCAGCTCCTCATTGATTGTGGAAAGACTCCGCCAGATGGATTCAAGTGCTCACCAAATTAA